One stretch of Cedecea neteri DNA includes these proteins:
- a CDS encoding triphosphoribosyl-dephospho-CoA synthase, which yields MKLHPQKGVEAGAGWLARAATQSLIEEARLSPKPGLVDSRGNGAHHDLSLALMERSAHSLTPTFHALALQSWERPADIALRQLVGRLGREGEQQMMAATCGVNTHRGAIWALGLLVSAAAMHGMAGSSAEITATAARLAGLPDEAAPKSFSKGLRATRRYRVPGAREEAQQGFPHVMRLALPQLRRSRQSGATEGEARIDALMAIMTSLSDTCVLSRAGLTGLETMQNGARSVLINGGISRQEGRDALDVLDRNMLALNASPGGAADLLAATLLLDRIANDATPLHSLI from the coding sequence ATGAAATTACATCCACAGAAAGGCGTTGAGGCAGGGGCGGGCTGGCTGGCAAGGGCGGCAACCCAAAGCCTGATTGAAGAAGCCCGTCTGAGCCCAAAACCCGGTCTGGTGGACAGCCGGGGGAATGGCGCCCATCACGATCTCAGCCTGGCGCTGATGGAGCGATCGGCCCACAGCCTGACCCCGACATTTCATGCTCTGGCATTACAAAGCTGGGAACGTCCGGCAGACATCGCGCTGCGCCAGCTGGTCGGGCGCCTGGGGCGCGAAGGGGAGCAGCAGATGATGGCAGCGACCTGCGGGGTGAACACCCACCGGGGCGCAATCTGGGCGCTTGGCCTGCTGGTTTCCGCCGCCGCTATGCACGGTATGGCTGGCAGTAGCGCGGAGATTACCGCTACGGCAGCACGGCTGGCTGGGCTTCCTGATGAGGCAGCACCAAAGAGCTTTAGCAAAGGGTTGAGAGCCACAAGACGCTATCGCGTGCCGGGCGCACGAGAAGAAGCTCAGCAGGGCTTTCCTCACGTTATGCGTCTCGCGCTGCCTCAACTGCGCCGCAGCCGCCAGTCCGGAGCAACCGAGGGCGAGGCTCGCATTGACGCCCTGATGGCGATTATGACTTCGCTGTCAGATACCTGCGTGCTCTCTCGCGCCGGGTTAACCGGCCTGGAAACGATGCAGAACGGTGCCCGTAGCGTGCTGATCAACGGCGGTATTTCGCGCCAGGAAGGCCGCGACGCGCTGGACGTGCTCGACCGCAACATGCTGGCGCTGAATGCTTCTCCGGGCGGGGCGGCTGATTTGCTCGCCGCCACGCTGCTGCTGGACCGCATCGCCAATGATGCCACCCCGCTTCACTCACTTATTTAA
- the mdcA gene encoding malonate decarboxylase subunit alpha — protein MSASQTPARVWNTRRTEKQRRMASSNVQGKVIPTGDLVAVMEKLIAPGDRVVLEGNNQKQADFLSRMLAEVSPQKVHDLHMIMPSVGRSEHLDIFEKGIARKLDFSFSGTQSLRISQLLEDGQLEIGSIHTYIELYARLYVDLAPNVALIAGYKADRKGNLYTGPSTEDTPALVEAAAFHDGIVIAQVNELVDDDCDLPRVDIPGSWIDYVVVADKPFFIEPLFTRDPRLIKQEHILMAMMAIKGIYAEHQVQSLNHGIGFNTAAIELLLPTYGERLGLKGKICKHWTLNPHPTLIPAIESGWVESVHCFGGELGMEEYIRARPDIFFTGADGSMRSNRAMCQLAGQYAVDMFIGSTLQVDGLANSSTVTRGRLSGFGGAPNMGHDPHGRRHATPAWLNMITEPDPMQRGKKLVVQMVETFQAGVKPTFVETLDAVEVAKTSGMPLAPVMIYGDDVTHVLTEEGIAYLYRAESLEERRAMVAAVAGITDIGLGVDAKRVAALRQSGKVAYPEDMGIRRSDATRSLLAASSVADLVEWSGGLYNPPAKFRSW, from the coding sequence ATGAGTGCTAGCCAAACGCCTGCCCGCGTCTGGAACACACGCCGCACCGAGAAGCAGCGGCGAATGGCGTCCAGCAACGTACAGGGCAAGGTGATCCCGACCGGGGACCTCGTCGCAGTGATGGAAAAGCTGATTGCGCCGGGTGACCGGGTGGTGCTGGAAGGTAACAACCAGAAACAGGCAGATTTTCTCTCCCGCATGCTGGCGGAAGTCAGCCCGCAAAAAGTACACGATCTGCATATGATCATGCCGAGCGTCGGCCGCAGTGAGCACCTTGATATCTTTGAAAAAGGCATTGCCCGTAAGCTCGACTTCTCTTTCTCCGGTACCCAAAGCCTGCGTATTTCTCAACTGTTGGAAGACGGGCAGTTGGAAATTGGCTCTATTCACACCTACATCGAGCTTTATGCGCGCTTATACGTCGATCTTGCGCCTAACGTCGCGCTTATCGCCGGGTATAAAGCTGACCGTAAAGGCAACCTGTACACCGGGCCGAGCACCGAAGATACCCCAGCGCTGGTTGAGGCTGCCGCCTTCCACGACGGCATTGTTATCGCCCAGGTTAATGAACTGGTGGACGACGACTGTGACCTACCGCGCGTGGACATTCCCGGCTCGTGGATTGACTACGTGGTGGTTGCCGATAAGCCGTTCTTTATCGAACCGCTGTTTACTCGCGACCCGCGCCTGATCAAGCAGGAACATATCCTGATGGCAATGATGGCTATCAAAGGCATTTACGCCGAGCATCAGGTGCAGTCGCTGAACCACGGGATCGGCTTCAACACCGCCGCCATCGAGCTGCTGCTGCCCACCTACGGCGAACGGCTTGGCCTGAAAGGCAAAATCTGCAAGCACTGGACCCTGAACCCACACCCGACGCTGATCCCGGCGATTGAAAGCGGCTGGGTTGAGAGCGTGCACTGCTTCGGCGGTGAGCTGGGGATGGAAGAATACATCCGCGCTCGCCCGGATATCTTCTTTACCGGTGCCGACGGCTCCATGCGCTCTAACCGCGCTATGTGCCAGCTGGCAGGGCAATACGCGGTGGATATGTTTATCGGTTCGACCCTGCAGGTTGATGGCCTGGCTAACTCTTCTACCGTGACGCGTGGCCGCCTGTCGGGCTTCGGCGGCGCGCCAAACATGGGCCATGACCCGCACGGTCGTCGCCATGCCACACCGGCCTGGCTGAACATGATAACTGAACCTGACCCGATGCAGCGCGGCAAAAAGCTGGTGGTGCAGATGGTCGAAACCTTTCAGGCGGGCGTGAAGCCAACCTTCGTAGAAACCCTGGATGCCGTTGAAGTGGCTAAAACCTCCGGTATGCCGCTGGCGCCGGTGATGATTTACGGCGACGACGTAACCCACGTGCTGACCGAGGAAGGGATTGCGTATCTCTACCGCGCGGAGAGCCTGGAAGAGCGACGTGCGATGGTGGCGGCGGTGGCCGGTATCACCGACATCGGCCTGGGCGTTGACGCTAAGCGCGTCGCGGCGCTTCGCCAGAGCGGCAAAGTGGCTTACCCGGAAGATATGGGGATCCGCCGCAGCGATGCGACTCGTTCCCTGCTGGCGGCAAGCAGCGTGGCCGATCTGGTCGAATGGTCCGGCGGTCTCTACAACCCGCCGGCGAAATTCCGGAGCTGGTAA
- a CDS encoding biotin-independent malonate decarboxylase subunit beta produces the protein MRDDSSFIELRARERARLLLDEGSYRELLDPFDGIVSPWLGPQGIVPQSDDGMVVAKGTINGGPAVVIAIEGAFQGGSMGEVSGAKMAAALELAAEDNRHGIPTQAVLCLETGGVRLQEANLGLAAIADIHAAIVDLRRYTPVIGVVAGTVGCFGGMSIAAALCSYLIVTREARLGLNGPQVIEQEAGIEEYDSRDRPFIWGMTGGEVRYQSGLVDALVGDGVHAVKQAVNEAIAKGVPAQHRTDNYAWYLDRLTHFDTSQQADAEQIKQLFGEKR, from the coding sequence ATGCGTGACGACAGCAGCTTTATTGAATTAAGAGCCCGCGAGCGCGCACGTCTGCTGCTGGATGAAGGCAGCTATCGTGAATTGCTCGACCCGTTCGACGGCATTGTCTCGCCGTGGCTGGGGCCGCAGGGCATTGTGCCGCAATCTGATGACGGCATGGTCGTTGCCAAAGGCACGATTAACGGTGGCCCGGCGGTGGTGATTGCCATTGAAGGCGCATTCCAGGGCGGCAGCATGGGCGAAGTGTCCGGCGCAAAAATGGCGGCCGCGCTTGAACTGGCGGCGGAAGACAACCGCCACGGCATTCCTACTCAGGCTGTGCTTTGCCTGGAAACCGGCGGCGTGCGCCTGCAGGAGGCCAACCTCGGCCTGGCGGCGATTGCCGATATTCACGCAGCGATTGTCGATTTACGTCGCTACACCCCGGTGATTGGCGTTGTGGCCGGCACCGTGGGCTGCTTCGGCGGAATGTCGATCGCCGCCGCGCTTTGCAGCTATTTGATTGTGACTCGCGAGGCACGTCTTGGTCTCAACGGCCCGCAGGTTATCGAGCAGGAAGCGGGTATTGAGGAATATGACTCCCGCGACCGGCCGTTTATCTGGGGCATGACCGGCGGTGAAGTTCGCTATCAGAGCGGGCTGGTGGACGCGCTGGTTGGCGACGGCGTCCATGCCGTGAAGCAGGCGGTCAATGAAGCCATCGCCAAAGGCGTTCCGGCGCAGCATCGCACCGATAACTACGCGTGGTATCTGGATCGCCTGACCCATTTCGACACCAGCCAGCAGGCTGATGCCGAACAGATCAAACAGCTTTTTGGGGAGAAACGTTAA
- the frdA gene encoding fumarate reductase (quinol) flavoprotein subunit encodes MQTFQADLAIIGAGGAGLRAAIAAAQANPQAKIALISKVYPMRSHTVAAEGGSAAVAQDHDSFEYHFHDTVAGGDWLCEQDVVDYFVHHCPTEMTQLEQWGCPWSRRPDGSVNVRRFGGMKIERTWFAADKTGFHMLHTLFQTSLQFPQIQRFDEHFVLDILVDDGQARGVVAMNMMEGELVQIRANAVVMATGGAGRVYRYNTNGGIVTGDGMGMALSHGVPLRDMEFVQYHPTGLPGSGILMTEGCRGEGGILVNKNGYRYLQDYGMGPETPLGEPKNKYMELGPRDKVSQAFWHEWRKGNTISTPRGDVVYLDLRHLGEKKLLERLPFICELAKAYVGVDPIKEPIPVRPTAHYTMGGIETDTKCETRIKGLYAVGECSSVGLHGANRLGSNSLAELVVFGRLAGEQAMERAAQARPANDAALNAQAADVEGRLKQLVNQEGNENWSKIRDEMGLSMEEGCGIYRTTALMQKTVDKLAELQERFKRVRITDTSSVFNTDLLYTIELGHGLNVAECMAHSAIARTESRGAHQRLDEGHTERDDVNFLKHTLAFRDADGTTRLDYSDVKITTLPPAKRVYGAEAEDAEKKEKANG; translated from the coding sequence GTGCAAACCTTTCAAGCCGATCTCGCCATTATAGGCGCCGGCGGAGCAGGCCTACGAGCAGCCATTGCGGCAGCCCAGGCTAATCCACAGGCAAAAATCGCTCTGATTTCCAAAGTCTACCCAATGCGCAGCCATACGGTTGCCGCCGAAGGGGGTTCCGCTGCCGTCGCACAGGATCACGACAGCTTCGAATACCATTTTCACGACACCGTTGCCGGAGGCGACTGGCTGTGTGAGCAGGATGTGGTTGACTACTTTGTTCACCATTGCCCAACTGAAATGACCCAGCTTGAGCAGTGGGGCTGCCCGTGGAGCCGTCGTCCGGACGGCAGCGTCAACGTCAGGCGCTTCGGCGGCATGAAGATCGAACGTACCTGGTTCGCCGCCGATAAAACCGGCTTCCATATGCTCCACACGCTGTTCCAGACCTCCCTTCAATTCCCGCAAATTCAACGCTTCGACGAACACTTCGTCCTCGACATTCTGGTCGATGACGGGCAGGCTCGCGGCGTGGTCGCGATGAACATGATGGAGGGCGAGCTGGTGCAGATCCGCGCCAACGCGGTAGTGATGGCCACCGGCGGTGCCGGACGTGTTTATCGCTACAACACCAACGGCGGCATCGTCACCGGCGACGGCATGGGCATGGCGTTGAGCCACGGCGTACCGCTGCGCGACATGGAGTTTGTGCAATATCACCCAACCGGGCTGCCGGGCTCCGGCATCCTGATGACCGAAGGCTGCCGCGGCGAAGGCGGTATCCTGGTGAACAAAAACGGCTATCGCTACCTGCAGGATTACGGCATGGGGCCGGAAACCCCGCTCGGCGAGCCGAAGAACAAATACATGGAGCTCGGCCCGCGCGATAAAGTGTCTCAGGCCTTCTGGCACGAGTGGCGCAAAGGCAACACCATTTCAACCCCGCGCGGGGACGTGGTTTACCTCGACCTGCGCCACCTGGGCGAGAAAAAGCTGCTTGAGCGCCTGCCGTTTATCTGCGAGCTGGCAAAAGCCTATGTCGGCGTCGACCCAATCAAAGAACCTATTCCAGTCCGCCCGACCGCGCACTACACCATGGGCGGGATTGAAACCGATACGAAGTGCGAAACCCGCATCAAAGGGCTTTACGCAGTAGGTGAATGTTCTTCCGTGGGCCTGCATGGGGCCAACCGTCTTGGCTCTAACTCGCTGGCAGAACTTGTGGTGTTCGGCCGTCTCGCGGGTGAGCAGGCGATGGAGCGTGCCGCTCAGGCTCGGCCAGCGAACGATGCCGCGCTGAACGCCCAGGCCGCCGATGTTGAAGGCCGCCTGAAGCAGTTGGTCAATCAGGAAGGCAACGAAAACTGGTCGAAAATCCGCGACGAAATGGGGCTTTCCATGGAGGAAGGCTGCGGGATTTACCGCACCACGGCATTAATGCAAAAAACCGTCGACAAGCTGGCCGAGCTGCAGGAACGCTTCAAGCGAGTGCGCATTACCGACACCTCCAGCGTCTTCAATACCGACCTGCTTTACACCATTGAACTGGGCCACGGCCTGAACGTAGCCGAATGTATGGCGCACTCCGCCATCGCTCGTACAGAGTCGCGCGGCGCTCACCAGCGCCTTGACGAAGGCCATACCGAACGCGATGACGTCAACTTCCTGAAGCACACTCTGGCCTTCCGCGACGCCGACGGCACCACTCGCCTCGACTATAGCGACGTGAAGATAACCACGCTGCCGCCAGCAAAACGCGTGTACGGCGCGGAAGCGGAAGACGCTGAGAAAAAGGAGAAGGCAAATGGCTGA
- a CDS encoding LysE family translocator: MDITTLFLYVIAVSAVMVTPGPSMLLALNNGATYGMRIAGYGFLGAVLADLLLIGAVGCGLGALLQASEQLFAVVKWGGALYLVYLAYVLWRAPAKALSVSASAAVATGKTAFLRSLMVGLSNPKGLLFFSAFLPQFIRPQEPVAMQYMILALVSAIIDCIMMTIYAWGGRHAMRKFSANVMRWVNRSCAGMLAVLAVGVALYRRSNLT, translated from the coding sequence ATGGATATCACCACGCTTTTTCTTTACGTCATCGCCGTTAGCGCGGTGATGGTGACGCCCGGCCCGTCGATGCTTTTAGCGCTCAATAACGGAGCGACTTACGGGATGCGCATTGCGGGCTACGGCTTTCTTGGGGCGGTGTTGGCCGACCTGCTGCTGATTGGCGCGGTGGGCTGCGGCCTGGGCGCATTGTTGCAGGCTTCCGAGCAGCTGTTTGCGGTGGTGAAGTGGGGCGGTGCGCTTTATCTGGTGTATCTGGCTTACGTTTTGTGGCGTGCCCCTGCTAAGGCCCTGAGCGTGAGCGCTTCGGCAGCGGTGGCCACGGGAAAAACGGCTTTTTTACGCTCGCTGATGGTCGGTTTATCCAACCCGAAGGGGCTGCTGTTCTTCTCGGCATTTTTACCGCAGTTCATCCGCCCGCAGGAGCCGGTGGCGATGCAGTACATGATTCTGGCGCTGGTCAGTGCGATTATCGACTGCATCATGATGACGATTTACGCCTGGGGTGGCCGCCATGCGATGCGTAAGTTCTCCGCTAACGTGATGCGTTGGGTGAACCGCAGCTGTGCGGGAATGCTCGCCGTGCTGGCGGTGGGCGTGGCGCTGTATCGACGCAGTAATTTGACCTGA
- the mdcC gene encoding malonate decarboxylase acyl carrier protein: MEHITLSFPATRTATGKALAGVVGSGDMEVLFSAAQGQTLTIDITTSVDNSEKRWKALFERLAALSSLPAGELKIHDFGATPGVARIRIEQVFEEVAHA, translated from the coding sequence ATGGAACACATTACGTTGTCATTTCCGGCAACCCGCACGGCCACAGGCAAAGCCCTGGCTGGCGTGGTGGGCTCCGGCGATATGGAAGTCCTGTTTTCTGCCGCACAGGGGCAGACTCTGACCATCGACATCACCACCTCCGTCGATAACAGCGAAAAACGCTGGAAAGCACTTTTCGAGCGCCTGGCCGCGCTAAGCAGCCTGCCTGCCGGAGAGTTGAAAATTCATGATTTTGGCGCGACGCCGGGCGTGGCGCGTATCCGTATCGAACAGGTCTTTGAGGAGGTGGCTCATGCGTGA
- a CDS encoding GNAT family N-acetyltransferase — MLTIKRITDRSSPYFESVDELYESAFPRHEKRQPAAKISALANPNYSLQAWFDGEQFVGMIGAWDFDDYAYIEHLAVNDQLRAQGYGKRMLSQFLQLYPQTILEIDPLTTEIAHKRLRFYQSLGFSENAYPHFHPTYHADIPDHQLIVLSYPQPIDEVRYQRFFDDLCRVVMERSV; from the coding sequence ATGCTAACGATAAAACGAATTACCGACCGCAGCTCCCCGTACTTTGAAAGCGTGGACGAGCTGTATGAAAGCGCCTTTCCGCGCCACGAAAAACGCCAGCCGGCCGCAAAAATCAGTGCACTTGCCAACCCAAACTACAGCCTGCAGGCGTGGTTCGACGGCGAGCAGTTTGTCGGCATGATTGGCGCATGGGACTTTGACGACTACGCCTATATTGAGCACCTTGCAGTCAACGACCAGCTGCGTGCGCAGGGCTACGGCAAACGCATGCTGAGTCAGTTTTTACAGCTTTACCCGCAAACCATTCTCGAAATCGATCCGCTGACCACGGAGATCGCCCATAAGCGGCTGCGCTTTTACCAAAGCCTCGGGTTCAGTGAAAACGCATACCCGCATTTCCACCCGACCTACCATGCGGACATTCCCGACCATCAACTGATCGTGCTGAGTTACCCGCAGCCTATCGACGAGGTGCGGTATCAGCGATTTTTTGACGATCTCTGCCGCGTCGTGATGGAACGCAGCGTTTAA
- the epmA gene encoding elongation factor P--(R)-beta-lysine ligase, translating to MSETATWQPSASIPNLLKRAAIMAEIRRFFADRGVLEVETPCMSQATVTDIHLVPFETRFVGPGHSQGMNLYLMTSPEYHMKRLLAAGCGPVFQLCRSFRNEEMGRHHNPEFTMLEWYRPHYDMYRLMNEVDDLLQQVLECGAAESLSYQQVFQRHLDIDPLSADKTQLREAAAKLDLSNIADTEEDRDTLLQLLFAMGVEPHIGKDKPTFVYHFPASQASLAQISTEDHRVAERFEVYFKGIELANGFHELTDAREQQQRFEQDNRKRAALGLPQQPVDMNLLAALEAGMPDSSGVALGVDRLIMLALGAESLSEVLAFTVDRA from the coding sequence ATGAGCGAAACGGCCACCTGGCAGCCGAGCGCGTCCATCCCCAACCTGTTAAAACGCGCCGCCATCATGGCGGAGATTCGGCGCTTTTTCGCCGACCGCGGCGTTCTGGAGGTGGAAACACCCTGCATGAGCCAGGCGACGGTAACCGATATTCATCTGGTGCCGTTTGAAACCCGTTTCGTCGGCCCAGGCCACTCTCAGGGTATGAACCTGTACCTGATGACCAGCCCGGAATACCACATGAAACGCCTGCTGGCGGCGGGCTGTGGCCCGGTGTTCCAGCTGTGCCGCAGTTTCCGTAATGAAGAGATGGGGCGTCACCACAATCCGGAATTCACCATGCTGGAGTGGTATCGCCCGCACTACGACATGTACCGCCTGATGAATGAGGTGGATGACCTGCTGCAGCAGGTGCTGGAGTGCGGCGCCGCAGAAAGCCTTTCTTATCAGCAGGTCTTCCAGCGCCATCTGGACATCGACCCGCTGTCTGCGGACAAAACCCAGCTGCGTGAAGCCGCGGCGAAGCTTGACCTCAGCAACATCGCCGACACAGAAGAAGACCGGGACACGCTGTTGCAGCTGCTGTTCGCCATGGGCGTTGAACCACACATTGGTAAGGACAAGCCGACCTTTGTGTATCACTTCCCGGCAAGCCAGGCCTCTCTGGCGCAGATCAGCACCGAAGATCACCGCGTGGCGGAGCGCTTTGAGGTGTACTTTAAAGGGATTGAGCTGGCGAACGGTTTCCACGAACTGACCGACGCGCGTGAACAGCAGCAGCGTTTTGAGCAGGATAACCGCAAGCGTGCCGCTCTTGGCCTGCCGCAGCAGCCGGTGGACATGAATCTGCTGGCGGCGCTGGAAGCCGGCATGCCGGACAGCTCCGGCGTGGCGTTGGGCGTTGATCGCCTGATCATGCTGGCGCTGGGGGCAGAAAGCCTCTCCGAGGTTTTAGCCTTTACGGTCGACCGCGCTTAG
- the cybC gene encoding cytochrome b562, with the protein MRKQLIAMLAVSSVLLSGVAFAKDVGDDMDIIAKNYKTVLSTKDAAELKTSLGNMREAALDAQKGTPPKLENEAADSANMKEYRHGFDILVGQIDGALKLATEGKVTEAQAAAADFKTTRDTYHKKFR; encoded by the coding sequence ATGCGTAAGCAACTGATTGCAATGTTAGCAGTATCATCCGTTTTATTGTCCGGCGTCGCTTTTGCTAAAGACGTTGGCGACGACATGGACATTATCGCCAAAAACTACAAAACCGTGCTGAGCACCAAAGATGCCGCCGAGCTGAAAACTTCACTGGGCAACATGCGTGAAGCAGCTCTGGATGCGCAGAAAGGGACGCCGCCAAAGCTGGAAAATGAAGCAGCCGACAGCGCCAACATGAAAGAGTACCGCCACGGGTTTGATATCCTCGTGGGCCAGATTGACGGTGCGCTGAAGCTGGCTACTGAAGGCAAAGTCACAGAAGCTCAGGCCGCTGCGGCTGACTTCAAAACCACGCGCGATACCTACCACAAGAAGTTCCGCTAA
- the yjgA gene encoding ribosome biogenesis factor YjgA, producing the protein MTKQPEDWLDDVPDDENEDEDDEIIWVSKSEIKRDAEELKHLGVELMELGKNALEKIPLDDDLRAAIELAQRIKKEGRRRQIQLIGKMMRSRDMDPIRQALDKLKNRHNQQVSLFHKLEALRDRLVEEGDEAMSEVLRLYPQADRQQLRVLIRNAQKEKAANKPPKSYRQIFSYLRELAEAQES; encoded by the coding sequence ATGACCAAGCAGCCCGAAGACTGGCTCGACGACGTGCCCGATGATGAAAATGAAGACGAAGATGATGAGATTATCTGGGTCAGTAAAAGTGAAATTAAGCGCGACGCCGAAGAGCTAAAACATCTCGGCGTTGAGCTGATGGAACTGGGCAAAAATGCCCTGGAAAAAATCCCGCTCGACGATGATTTGCGTGCCGCGATTGAGCTGGCGCAGCGCATTAAGAAAGAAGGTCGCCGCCGCCAGATACAGCTGATCGGCAAGATGATGCGTTCCCGCGATATGGACCCTATCCGTCAGGCGCTCGACAAGCTGAAAAACCGCCACAACCAGCAGGTATCGCTGTTCCACAAGCTGGAAGCGCTGCGCGACCGTCTGGTCGAAGAAGGCGACGAGGCGATGAGCGAAGTCCTGAGACTTTATCCGCAGGCTGACCGCCAGCAGCTGCGCGTGCTTATCCGTAACGCGCAAAAAGAAAAAGCGGCCAATAAGCCGCCTAAGTCCTATCGTCAGATCTTCTCTTACCTTCGCGAACTCGCCGAAGCGCAGGAAAGCTAA
- a CDS encoding CatB-related O-acetyltransferase encodes MSKTEKHWSQVEYLHETVTNPNIHIKGRHSYYSDCWDGGFEQSAVRYLQGDAISQQWEPIGVLDQLWIGDYVCIAAEAVILMGGNHTHRSDWFSLYPFIETIKDAYRAKGDTTLGDGCWIGMRAMIMPGVTIGEGAIIAAGSVVTKNVSPYSVVGGNPAKPIALRFEPEVIERLLKLQIYQLSDEHFQAIQPLLSNNDIDALERAVRALQ; translated from the coding sequence ATGTCAAAGACTGAAAAACACTGGTCTCAGGTCGAATACCTGCACGAAACGGTGACTAACCCCAATATTCATATCAAAGGCCGGCACAGCTATTACAGCGACTGCTGGGATGGCGGCTTTGAGCAAAGCGCGGTGCGCTACCTTCAGGGTGACGCGATTAGCCAGCAGTGGGAACCCATTGGCGTGCTCGACCAGCTGTGGATTGGCGATTACGTTTGCATTGCCGCCGAGGCGGTGATCCTGATGGGCGGCAATCACACGCACCGCAGCGACTGGTTTTCCCTTTATCCGTTTATCGAAACCATCAAAGACGCTTACCGCGCCAAAGGCGATACCACGCTGGGAGACGGATGCTGGATAGGCATGAGGGCAATGATTATGCCTGGCGTGACCATTGGCGAAGGCGCGATTATTGCCGCAGGCAGCGTGGTGACAAAAAACGTCAGCCCTTATAGCGTGGTCGGCGGCAACCCGGCAAAACCTATCGCCTTGCGTTTCGAACCCGAAGTGATTGAGCGGCTGCTGAAGCTGCAAATTTATCAGCTAAGCGATGAGCATTTTCAGGCTATTCAGCCCCTGCTGAGCAATAACGATATTGATGCGCTGGAACGCGCGGTGAGAGCACTGCAATAA
- the pmbA gene encoding metalloprotease PmbA has product MAVAMKVNTQVAQQRQVLEQAVSQALELAKDKSDGAEVAVSKTTGISVSTRYGEVENVEFNSDGALGITVYHQNRKGSASSTDLSPDAIARTVQAALDIARYTSPDPYAGVADKELLAFDAPDLDLFHPAEIDPERAIELAARAENASLNVDKRITNTEGGSFNSHYGIKVFGNSHGMLQSYCSTRHSLSSCVIAEENGDMERDYAYTIGRAMEDLKSPEWVGADCARRTLSRLSPRKLSTMKAPVIFANEVATGLFGHLVGAIAGGAVYRKSTFLLDSLGKQILPDWLTIEEHPHLLKGLASTPFDSEGVRTERRDIIKDGVLQQWLLTNYSARKLGLKSTGHAGGIHNWRIAGQGLGFEEMLKQMGTGLVVTELMGQGVSGITGDYSRGAAGFWVENGEIQYPVSEITIAGNLKDMWREIVTIGNDIETRSNIQCGSVLLPEMKIAGQ; this is encoded by the coding sequence ATGGCAGTAGCGATGAAAGTAAACACGCAAGTAGCACAACAACGTCAGGTTCTGGAGCAGGCGGTTTCACAGGCGCTGGAGCTGGCGAAAGACAAGTCAGACGGCGCGGAAGTTGCGGTCAGTAAAACCACTGGTATCAGCGTCAGCACCCGCTACGGTGAGGTGGAGAACGTCGAATTCAACAGCGATGGTGCGCTTGGCATCACCGTTTATCATCAAAACCGCAAGGGCAGCGCTTCGTCCACCGACCTTAGCCCGGACGCGATAGCGCGTACCGTACAGGCGGCGCTGGATATCGCGCGCTATACTTCGCCGGATCCTTATGCAGGCGTGGCCGATAAAGAACTTCTGGCCTTTGATGCACCCGATCTGGATCTCTTCCACCCGGCGGAGATTGACCCGGAGCGTGCCATTGAGCTTGCCGCGAGAGCGGAAAACGCCTCCCTGAACGTGGACAAGCGTATTACCAACACCGAAGGCGGCAGCTTTAACAGCCATTACGGCATCAAAGTCTTTGGCAACAGCCACGGCATGCTGCAAAGCTATTGTTCCACTCGTCACTCTCTTTCGAGCTGCGTGATTGCCGAAGAGAACGGCGATATGGAACGCGATTATGCCTACACCATCGGCCGTGCGATGGAAGACCTTAAGTCACCCGAGTGGGTCGGTGCCGACTGCGCACGCCGCACGTTGTCCCGCCTGTCGCCGCGTAAGCTGTCCACCATGAAAGCGCCGGTTATTTTCGCCAATGAAGTGGCGACCGGGCTGTTCGGTCACCTGGTCGGCGCGATTGCAGGCGGCGCGGTGTACCGTAAATCGACTTTCCTGCTGGACTCCCTCGGCAAGCAAATCCTGCCGGACTGGCTGACCATTGAAGAGCATCCGCACCTGCTGAAAGGCCTGGCCTCCACGCCGTTCGACAGCGAAGGCGTGCGCACCGAACGCCGTGACATCATCAAAGACGGCGTGCTGCAGCAGTGGCTGCTGACCAACTATTCCGCGCGTAAGCTTGGGCTGAAAAGCACCGGCCACGCGGGCGGCATCCACAACTGGCGCATTGCCGGTCAAGGCCTCGGCTTTGAGGAAATGCTGAAACAGATGGGCACCGGGCTGGTGGTGACCGAGCTGATGGGGCAGGGCGTAAGCGGCATTACCGGCGACTATTCTCGCGGTGCGGCAGGCTTCTGGGTTGAGAACGGTGAGATCCAGTATCCGGTGAGCGAAATCACCATCGCCGGTAACCTGAAGGACATGTGGCGCGAGATAGTTACTATTGGCAACGATATAGAAACACGTAGCAACATTCAGTGTGGTTCAGTCTTACTTCCGGAGATGAAGATAGCCGGTCAGTAA